The genomic DNA TATCTTGAAAGCTTCAGATGGGTTTGAAGGAAGGATTGCATCCAGATTTTCGTTGAAAACCAATGCGCCAGCCAATTGGATGGCGAATGGGAGTTGTGTTTTGTCGACTTTGTTCCAGGCGTTGGCCGAAGCAGACCCATTACCATTGGACAAGGACAGAGCGAGCTTGAAACTATTAAGTAATACAGCTGTTTGTTCTGAAATCAACATGGAGCCGAGTTCGTTGTCGATGGCCTTGTTGGCTTCTTCGGATGACATTGAAAGAAGATTATTTCTGAACTTTGTCCACGGTCCTGATTCTGGATTTCCAAGAACCCACGGTGCATGGGAGGCAGAGTAGGGGGCCAGCAGATTGCCTTGCCAAAAGGCCGTTGCTTTTAGGTAATTGCCGGTATCAAAAGGCGTTAAGTCTTTCGGCAATTGCTTGGTATCAAAGAATGTTATGAAAGATTGCCAGAAACTCTTCACAGGCTCCTGGCTGATGCCGGACAGCGAGTCGATCGCCGCATCATATTTTTCAAGCGAAACGAGAGCAAGGGCCTGAGCGATGAGCGAGGTGTCTGCATCGGTTACAAAGGGCGCTATGGGAAGACCGTCCGCTCCGACTTGGGGCGCTTCCGGTGCTTTTGGTGAAATGGCGTCGGCAGGGGGATTCAGGACAGCATTGGCCTTTTCCCAATATGTGTCATCCCAGACACTCTGTCCGATAGCCAGAATGTTTTCCAACGCTTCTTTCTGCGGGCCTCTGGAAAACGAGTGATTGGCGACGTATGCCCAGTACATTTTGAGCCAGACATCTTTCCAGATGGTCTGCAACCCTGTTTCATTTTTGAATTTTTCACGTTTCTCGCCGGGGTCAGTCATGAATTTGGACGCCTGAGTGAACCAGAGAACGGCCTTTGAAAGATCGCCGAGAGCGCGATGCGCCTGACCGCCGATCCACAATCTTTCGGCTTCCGTGGCGTTGTCGGCGAACGTGGAGGTCATTTCCACCAGCTCGAGAGCCTTGTTGGGTGAATTGAGGTTCAGATAGACTTCAGCTCGTTTCAGGATGACCTCAGGAGAGTCGCTGTTCGTTTCCTTGGCATATTCCTGTTCAAGTCGATCCCATGCACCATATTCTTGCAACCAGTTTTCAAAAGTTGTTTTGGGTGCTGCATGGGCGAAGTGTGCACCGAGTACAGAAAGGATGAAAGCCTGGGTCAACAGAGAGAAAATTTTCTTCATAGGTTTTGTGCGTCGGCATGACGTCTTTTTTGTTTGATCAAAAACTCTTTAGCAGGCTCGGTGAAAACACTCAATCCATGAAAGCTCGTGTCCGACTTGAAAGAGGGCGGAAAACACGGATTGAGAGATTCATCCAGATGTATATTTGTTAAAAGTTTACATAATTTACATTATGAGACATTTGTATAACAACTTGGAATTAAAGCCATTAAAGCCACTTTAAGTTTTTGTTTCTGTTCTTGGTCTGAGATTGTTTGTTTTGGAAATCGATTCTAAGGCATTTTGAAGTGTTTCCTTGATTCATTGCCTATTCGAGATATCTGTCGTTCGTCTGAAATGATTCTGGGCAGAAATCGGCCATAAAAAAGCGGTCCGGTAACTTACCGGACCGCTCTATCAGCGATATTTTCAGTTATTTCTCTACTTGTCGTCGTTGTCCGTTTCCACGGTTGTGGCGCCAAGTTGCTTCATGAATTTGTCACGACATTCATAGGAACAGAAAACGTGTACCTTTTCCCCTTCCCTGACACGGATATTTCCGTCTTTTTCGACATACGTGCCGCAGATGGGGTCCTTGACCATCTCGCCGGAAGCGACTTTGGCCTTGATGTCCTGATCCTTTTCCACTTCCCGCTTTTTCTTGTCGCCCATGAAGAGCTTGTAAACCAGGAAAAGTGCTACACCGATGACGATGAACTTCAGCATGAAGCGCTCCGAGTTTGAAGTGTTACGACGATTGCCAGATTCTGTCTTCTTCCATACGGAAATCTATCGCGTCAAGGGCCTCGTCTATGGTCGTGCCGTCCGGGAAAACGAAATCAGGAGCTATTTCCTTCAAGGGAACGAGCACAAACGCCCTTTCCTTTGCCCGTGGGTGCGGCAGAGTCAGGAACTCGCCCTCCTCGACGACGTCTCCCCAGGATATGATGTCCATATCCAGTGGTCTCGGACCTCCGGGGACCAGACGTTCCCTGCCCAGCTGTGCCTCAATGGCCGTACATGTGGACAGAAAACCTTGCGGTGACCATATCTCGGCATCAATTTCCAGCTTGATGACCTGATTCACGAACCACGGCTGATCCTTGACCTCGCCTTGCGGTTCGGTTCGGTAACTGTTCGAAATGGCTTGCAGCCTTATTTCGTCTCCATATGTCTCAAGCCGCGTCAGAGCCTCGTTGAGGTTCGATTCGGGGTCGCCCTCGTTGGAACCAAGGCTGACGTAGCAGATTACAGTTTCGATATTCTGGATACGGCCTCCTCAAGCAGATCGTTGTTGACGGTCAGGGAGATGCGGAAATATCCTTCTCCCGGAGTCCCAAAGCCGTTGCCGGGGGTGAGAACGACGCCTGTCTGTTTCAGAACGTTGGTCACGAATTCCGACGAAGTGAAGCCTTCGGGGGTATTGCACCACATGTAGAAAGCGGCGTCAGGCACGCGGTGCCTGATTCCTGCCTTGGTCAATGCAGCGCTGACAACATCGCGTCGTTCCTTGTAGATGGCGCGAAATTTCTCGGCATACGGTTCGCCCTGCGTGAGCGCGGCGACACCCGCTTCCTGGACTGCCTGAAAGATTCCAGAGTCCACGTTTTCCTTGATCTTGCCAAGTCCTGCGATGAGGCTGCTGTTGCCGACCGCCATGCCGACACGCCAGCCGGTCATGTTGTATGTCTTGGACAAGGAATGGAATTCGATGCAGACATCTTTGGCCCCTTCGCATTCCAGAATGGAAATGGGCTTGTTTGCCGGATCATAGTAGATTTCTGTGTAAGCGGCGTCAGAAACGACGATTACGTTGAATTCCTTGGCTTTTTCTATCAGGCGATCGTAAAACTCTTTGGTTGCTGTGGCGGCTGTCGGGTTGTTCGGGTAGCAGACAAAAATCATTTTTGCCTTGGCCCATGTGTCGTTGTCTATTGCGTCAAGGTCAACGAGAAAATCATTTTCCTCAAGCAGCGGCAGATATTCGACTTCCCCGCCTGCGAAGTTGGTCGCAATGCCGTAAACCGGATAGTTCGGAGTAGCGACGAGTGCGAGGTCTCCGGGGTTGATGTACGCCAAAGGAAAGTGTGCGATGCCTTCCTTGGAGCCGATAAGGCTGACAACTTCAGTGTTGGCGTCCAGATCGACGTTGAAACGTTCCTTGTACCAGTTGGCAACGGCCTCACGGTAGCTCATCATGCCCACATAGGACGGATATTGGTGATTGACCGGCTTTTTGGCCGCTTCATACAATGCATCGATAATGAAATCCGGTGTAGGAAGGTCTGGATCACCGATGCCGAGACTGATTATATCCATGCCTTGAGCGGCAACTTCTGCCTTGGCTTTGTCGATGGCCGCAAAAAGATACGGCGGAAGTGTTGAAAGCCGGTCGGCTAATTTGAATTCTGACATGTTTCTGCTCTCCTTCAGTAAACTATGGAAGAACTTTCATAAATGCGGTGTCAGTGCCTGTCAATCGGAACCGTGAGTCCCTAATGGTCGTTCGACGTCTTTTGAATTGAAGCAAAATAGCTGTTAATTCTTGATGTTGCTTTATTTGCCTTGATTCATTTATTGATTTGATACAATTTAAGTCAAGGTTGAGATTAAATAAGTATGAAGAATTCCATCTCCGACAAAAACGATCTTCCCACTCATCGTTGGGTGGATAGGTATCTTGAGCATATCCTTATAGAAAAAGGTCTTTCTGAGAACAGTCTTTCCGGCTATTCGCAGGATTTGGCTTCGTTATTGGCCTTTCTGAGCGCCAAATCATTCCGTCTCGAGGAGTTGACTGATCAAACCCTGTTTCTCTACCTTACGTATTTGAGAGCCAAGGGGTTGAAAAGTCGTTCGCTGGCAAGGCATCTTTCCTCTTTGCGTGGTTTTTTTTCATACGCTGTTGCTGAAAAATGGTATAAGGAAGATCCAGGACATTTACTTGAAAATCCAAAACTTCCCAAGAAGTTACCGGAATTTTTGACTCGTGCCGAGATTGCGCGGATTCTGGATTTGCCTGATGGAAGCACGAAGCTTGGCATGAGAGATAAAGCAATGCTTGAACTTTTGTATGCCGCAGGTTTACGTGTTTCCGAGTTGATTCAGATGAAAGTTCTGGATTACGATGCACAAGTCGGATTGCTTCGGGTTTTCGGTAAAGGTTCAAAGGAGCGGCTTGTACCGATACATTATACGGCGCAGGACGTGCTGAACCGTTACTTGAAACAAACCCGTCCGTCTTTCAAACCTGCGGAAGATTACATGTTTCTCAATAGGTCCGGCAAAGGGCTAACTCGTCAGGGAGTGTGGAAACTGATCAAGAAATTTGCGGCAAAGGCAGAGATTAAACGAAGCATTTCACCGCACACTTTTCGACATTCCTTTGCAACGCATCTGCTTGAAGGCGGTGCGGATTTACGAACCGTTCAACTGCTTTTGGGACATGCGGATATTTCGGCTACGGAAATTTATACGCATATTCAATCGGGAAGATTGAAAAACATACATCAGGAATATCATCCTCGATCTGGAATTTAGCTGAAATATATGACAAAAAATTCAAAAATCAAAGCTCATACAGTTATTACCGCTCATGCCAACGCGGATTTTGACGCTTTGGCAAGCATGGTAGCTGCAAGCAAGTTGTACCCGGACGCAGTGCTTGTGTTTCCCGGAAGTCAGGAGAAGAATCTCCGCAATTTCTTTATTGAAAGCACCACATATCTTTTCAATTTCAAGGCATTCAAGGATATCGATCCGAAATCCGTTGAGCTTCTTGTCGTGGTTGATACCCGTCAACGCTCCCGGATACCTCACGTTCGTCCGGTTTTGGACAATCCGGACTTGCGTATACATCTTTACGACCATCATCCTGATACGGATGATGATCTTGTCTCTGAAAAGAGTATTGTCAAGGATTGGGGTTCTACTGCCACCATTCTCATATCCGAGATACGTGCCCAAAATCTCTCCCTGTCTTCTGAAGAAGCCACCCTTCTCGGTC from uncultured Pseudodesulfovibrio sp. includes the following:
- a CDS encoding LL-diaminopimelate aminotransferase; this translates as MSEFKLADRLSTLPPYLFAAIDKAKAEVAAQGMDIISLGIGDPDLPTPDFIIDALYEAAKKPVNHQYPSYVGMMSYREAVANWYKERFNVDLDANTEVVSLIGSKEGIAHFPLAYINPGDLALVATPNYPVYGIATNFAGGEVEYLPLLEENDFLVDLDAIDNDTWAKAKMIFVCYPNNPTAATATKEFYDRLIEKAKEFNVIVVSDAAYTEIYYDPANKPISILECEGAKDVCIEFHSLSKTYNMTGWRVGMAVGNSSLIAGLGKIKENVDSGIFQAVQEAGVAALTQGEPYAEKFRAIYKERRDVVSAALTKAGIRHRVPDAAFYMWCNTPEGFTSSEFVTNVLKQTGVVLTPGNGFGTPGEGYFRISLTVNNDLLEEAVSRISKL
- a CDS encoding transcriptional regulator; amino-acid sequence: MLKFIVIGVALFLVYKLFMGDKKKREVEKDQDIKAKVASGEMVKDPICGTYVEKDGNIRVREGEKVHVFCSYECRDKFMKQLGATTVETDNDDK
- the xerD gene encoding site-specific tyrosine recombinase XerD, whose protein sequence is MKNSISDKNDLPTHRWVDRYLEHILIEKGLSENSLSGYSQDLASLLAFLSAKSFRLEELTDQTLFLYLTYLRAKGLKSRSLARHLSSLRGFFSYAVAEKWYKEDPGHLLENPKLPKKLPEFLTRAEIARILDLPDGSTKLGMRDKAMLELLYAAGLRVSELIQMKVLDYDAQVGLLRVFGKGSKERLVPIHYTAQDVLNRYLKQTRPSFKPAEDYMFLNRSGKGLTRQGVWKLIKKFAAKAEIKRSISPHTFRHSFATHLLEGGADLRTVQLLLGHADISATEIYTHIQSGRLKNIHQEYHPRSGI
- the folK gene encoding 2-amino-4-hydroxy-6-hydroxymethyldihydropteridine diphosphokinase, whose product is MQNIETVICYVSLGSNEGDPESNLNEALTRLETYGDEIRLQAISNSYRTEPQGEVKDQPWFVNQVIKLEIDAEIWSPQGFLSTCTAIEAQLGRERLVPGGPRPLDMDIISWGDVVEEGEFLTLPHPRAKERAFVLVPLKEIAPDFVFPDGTTIDEALDAIDFRMEEDRIWQSS